In the genome of Spirochaetia bacterium, one region contains:
- the asnA gene encoding aspartate--ammonia ligase has product MSTYFPEGYVSLFDKKQTEKGIKFVKDTFERELAGELMLSRVTSPLFVPKHSGINDDLNGVERPVSFDIGKMDNKKMEIIQSLAKWKRMALADHGYTPGTGLYTDMNAVRPDDDIDAIHSIYVDQWDWELVITEEQRNLDFLKKTVRKIYEALRRTQFLVNESFPTQLPKLPEEITFIHSEDALHRYPKLDPSQREKALAKEYGAIFIIGIGAELADGQVHGGRAPDYDDWTTPTGHGHQGLNGDIIVWDYVRNDSMELSSMGIRVDATALMRQLKIRGCEERKDFYWHKRLLNGEFPLTIGGGIGQSRLCMILLQKAHIGEVQSSEWPEAVKIEAKGKGIPFM; this is encoded by the coding sequence ATGAGTACGTATTTTCCAGAAGGATATGTTTCACTGTTTGACAAAAAACAGACTGAAAAGGGAATAAAATTTGTCAAGGATACCTTCGAACGGGAACTTGCAGGAGAACTGATGCTCAGCAGAGTAACCAGTCCTTTGTTTGTACCTAAGCATTCAGGTATCAATGATGATCTGAACGGTGTGGAACGTCCGGTAAGTTTTGATATCGGGAAAATGGACAACAAGAAAATGGAAATCATCCAATCCTTGGCAAAATGGAAAAGGATGGCCCTTGCAGACCATGGCTACACACCGGGAACAGGACTCTATACAGATATGAATGCCGTGAGGCCAGATGATGACATCGACGCAATCCATTCAATTTATGTAGACCAGTGGGATTGGGAGCTTGTGATTACCGAAGAACAACGCAATCTTGATTTCCTGAAGAAAACGGTAAGGAAGATTTACGAAGCTCTGAGAAGGACCCAATTCTTGGTCAATGAATCTTTTCCGACACAGCTGCCGAAGCTTCCTGAGGAAATCACGTTCATTCATAGTGAAGATGCCTTGCACAGATATCCGAAATTGGACCCATCCCAACGCGAAAAGGCATTGGCCAAGGAATATGGTGCAATTTTCATCATCGGCATCGGGGCTGAGCTTGCTGACGGACAGGTCCATGGCGGAAGAGCTCCTGACTATGATGACTGGACGACTCCTACAGGTCACGGTCATCAGGGACTGAACGGGGACATCATTGTCTGGGACTATGTCAGAAACGATTCCATGGAACTTTCTTCAATGGGTATCAGAGTCGATGCAACGGCATTGATGCGACAGCTGAAAATTAGAGGGTGTGAAGAAAGAAAGGATTTCTACTGGCACAAACGGCTTTTGAACGGGGAATTCCCATTGACCATAGGTGGAGGCATCGGACAAAGCAGGCTTTGCATGATTTTGCTCCAGAAGGCACACATAGGAGAAGTACAGTCATCCGAATGGCCTGAGGCAGTAAAGATAGAGGCAAAAGGGAAAGGAATTCCTTTCATGTAA
- a CDS encoding alpha-amylase family glycosyl hydrolase, which yields MVHEWWETAVIYQIYVRSFQDSNGDGIGDLYGIVQHLDYLTGLGVGALLLSPIFPSPKNDMGYDISDYRSIDPELGTMDDFMMLLDAAHKQGLKVILDIQLSNTSIEHPWFRQSRAGKDNDKSDFYIWQDKVPNNWRSFFGGSAWTFDSKRGQYYLHSFLPEAPDLNWRNQDMVDAVLADLAYWLELGVDGFRLSAINLIVKDRTFRNNPLYPGHYTRYNKQRHIFDRNRPFAHRRIRAIRDLANSYDDKVLIGEIIVEPPGEPEVVASYYGTFNDELNLAFDYSLINLPFKSNVWKTAAQRWYDAVGRNWPAWVLSNHDHIRMATKFKGNVDKIRLAAMFLFTQRGTMFLYYGQELGLENSHVGTKESHDVLAGRFLFRYKSRDGERGPMIWKAIERFGGFSEHQPWLPLVAHRERFAADSQAQAEVSTYHYYQKFIRLRKKHPALIDGSCSFLQSPDKNVLAYLRSAENETLLMVLNFSTRTKDVQLNMLGIPFSAGDMVFSTNKQAKPPVREGNTLHMHGLEGAIYSMLL from the coding sequence ATGGTTCACGAGTGGTGGGAAACAGCTGTCATCTATCAGATATACGTCCGGAGTTTTCAAGACAGCAATGGTGACGGAATAGGGGATTTGTACGGCATAGTCCAACATCTGGACTATTTGACGGGACTTGGTGTAGGTGCCCTTCTGCTATCTCCCATCTTTCCCTCACCGAAGAATGATATGGGCTATGATATTTCGGATTATCGCTCTATAGATCCTGAATTGGGTACCATGGATGATTTCATGATGCTGTTGGATGCGGCACATAAACAGGGACTGAAAGTGATACTTGATATACAGCTTTCCAATACTTCCATCGAACATCCCTGGTTTCGGCAAAGCAGGGCTGGCAAGGACAATGACAAAAGTGATTTCTATATCTGGCAGGACAAAGTTCCCAACAATTGGAGATCTTTCTTCGGTGGGTCAGCGTGGACGTTTGACAGCAAGCGGGGCCAGTATTATCTCCACTCCTTCCTTCCTGAAGCCCCTGATCTCAATTGGAGGAACCAGGATATGGTTGATGCGGTACTTGCTGACCTTGCCTACTGGTTGGAGCTGGGAGTCGACGGATTTAGGCTTTCTGCCATAAATCTCATTGTAAAGGACCGTACTTTCAGAAATAATCCGCTTTATCCCGGACACTATACCCGCTATAACAAGCAGCGGCATATTTTTGATAGGAATCGTCCGTTTGCACATCGACGAATTCGGGCAATAAGGGACCTTGCAAACTCTTACGATGATAAAGTGCTCATCGGAGAGATAATTGTCGAACCTCCTGGGGAACCGGAAGTCGTTGCAAGTTATTATGGTACGTTCAATGATGAACTGAACCTCGCCTTTGACTATTCCCTGATCAACCTGCCATTCAAGTCCAATGTCTGGAAGACTGCGGCGCAACGCTGGTATGATGCAGTCGGCCGAAATTGGCCGGCCTGGGTGCTTTCAAACCATGACCACATCAGGATGGCAACTAAATTCAAAGGCAATGTGGATAAGATCAGGCTTGCTGCCATGTTCCTTTTTACTCAGCGAGGAACGATGTTCCTTTATTATGGACAGGAACTTGGATTGGAAAATTCACATGTCGGTACAAAGGAATCCCATGATGTGCTTGCCGGCAGATTCTTGTTCAGATATAAGAGCCGTGACGGAGAACGGGGACCGATGATCTGGAAGGCAATCGAACGTTTCGGAGGTTTTTCCGAGCATCAGCCATGGTTGCCTCTGGTAGCCCACAGGGAACGCTTCGCAGCAGACAGCCAGGCTCAGGCTGAAGTATCTACATATCATTACTATCAGAAATTCATTCGGCTGAGGAAGAAACATCCTGCCTTGATTGATGGATCGTGTTCATTCTTGCAGTCACCTGACAAGAATGTGCTTGCTTATCTTCGGAGTGCCGAAAACGAAACATTGCTTATGGTGCTTAATTTTTCTACCAGGACCAAGGATGTCCAGCTGAACATGCTTGGCATTCCGTTCAGTGCTGGCGATATGGTCTTTTCTACGAACAAACAGGCAAAACCTCCTGTCAGGGAAGGGAATACCCTTCATATGCATGGGCTTGAAGGCGCTATTTATTCTATGTTGCTCTGA
- a CDS encoding ParA family protein, whose product MTKTIAFHLQKGGVGKTTISGTLACQSAMSGIPTLLIDVDPQGNASSWFLREAPDWELSDVVQGKCFPMDAVVPVQQVQNLSILPTFGIGGSLKPYSETKLADEPYVIQDLVKELGKNFERIILDLSPGLGRLERSALIAADEVITPMTPETFSLDGLEIFIDELAKLKKNFRSNILHDKVVINSYDNRIKQHRDIYEAACKGDFTVYQIPVDPIFRKAQEEKTAPQLLKENGKGMKDRTRETFLEMEKEIWR is encoded by the coding sequence ATGACGAAGACTATTGCATTTCATTTACAGAAAGGTGGCGTAGGCAAGACTACCATTTCAGGGACACTTGCCTGCCAGTCCGCGATGTCAGGGATTCCGACATTGCTTATCGATGTCGATCCTCAGGGGAATGCTTCCTCTTGGTTCCTAAGGGAAGCACCTGATTGGGAACTTTCTGATGTCGTACAGGGCAAATGTTTTCCTATGGATGCGGTTGTTCCTGTACAGCAGGTCCAGAACCTTTCGATCCTTCCTACCTTCGGTATCGGAGGTTCTCTCAAGCCCTATTCGGAAACAAAACTGGCTGATGAGCCATATGTCATCCAAGATTTGGTCAAGGAACTTGGGAAGAACTTTGAGAGGATTATTCTCGATCTTTCCCCTGGACTGGGTCGGCTGGAACGTTCTGCTCTTATTGCTGCCGATGAAGTCATTACACCTATGACACCTGAAACCTTCAGTCTTGACGGACTTGAGATATTCATAGACGAACTTGCTAAGTTGAAAAAAAATTTTCGGTCAAATATACTGCATGACAAAGTTGTCATAAATTCCTATGATAACAGGATCAAGCAGCATCGAGATATCTATGAGGCTGCCTGCAAGGGTGATTTTACCGTATACCAGATACCCGTGGATCCGATATTCAGGAAGGCACAGGAAGAAAAGACGGCACCCCAGCTTCTCAAGGAAAACGGCAAGGGGATGAAGGATCGTACCCGGGAAACTTTCCTGGAGATGGAAAAGGAAATTTGGAGATAG
- a CDS encoding efflux RND transporter permease subunit, translated as MSLSDSSIKRPKTVLIFTLVLIALGLYTTRTLPIDTLPDMSLPYVIVITSDTNASPEEIESRVTKVLEGTFSGISGLKKVYSDSSAGTSMIMLEFTQSTDLDQATNMVRDRLDLVRNYLPDEASSPMIIQMDPSLMPIMGITLVGERSQDELLDIAQNIVQPGLEQLDGVAQANISGGREKAILIDVPLSVLEQYNLSLTQISQALAAQNLKSDAGQVTDHGLEYTLSSLGSFTDLQQLRDTVVTAKTNSNGESVQVKLGDIADIKEGYKDATSYSYINGQSGILFTLQKQSGTNSLNIAKAVRNQLKTLDKAIPSDCSLEVAYDTTDMVSTSINNVAQSALTGALLAVLVIFIFLRSLSSTLTISLTIPISLLITLGIMSFTGHTVNMLSLAGLALGVGMLVDNSIVILENIFSYRERGAKPHIAAKLGANEMSRAITSSTLTSICVFLPLLLFRNSMNGLITIFEDLAFTVIVSLTASLLVALILVPTLSASFFKGHKKMHAQKKGVDRLLEKMFNGIERGYGNFVRWALHHKFLLIAVIVALFVLSVMHIPQMGFELFSDSEQDQTTFTLDFPHGTDLESSNAITKQFEKELMDQIQGYKTISTSVGSGENSYFSGTSASTAKIEVTIRDSSERKQGDMTLDEVIAKARKIAAEYPQFTLSVSTQSAMSMSGSSSSDIDITVKCNDFDRLRKVSDQIALLLKEQGSSLVSDVSNSIVSGNPQLDLVFDRSKLALFNLTAAGVATELKADLSGTVVGSYSDKGDDIDMVLRLKGARDYHSINLDTLTVTNNLNQKVPLSAFASFKKSQSPLTIEREDQSRVAHVTATRVSGQSINTVTEKISDLLKANVVTDENLTYSIGGEWETMQEGIQVFLQIILMAAILVFAVMASQFESFKDPFIILFTLPLALIGVVGIETLMHMPISLMTLVGALVLVGIIVNNGIVLVDYTNLLRKRGEPLEEACINAARSRLRPVSMTTLTTVLALVPMAFFPQTGAELVQPIGQTVFGGLTFGTLMTLTLMPVVYYLFNVHGEKKRLQKERERKENAIQGGTAE; from the coding sequence ATGAGCTTGAGTGACAGTTCGATCAAAAGGCCTAAGACCGTTTTGATCTTTACCTTGGTATTGATTGCCCTGGGACTATATACGACACGGACTTTACCGATCGATACCCTCCCGGATATGTCATTGCCATATGTCATTGTCATAACCAGTGACACCAATGCAAGTCCTGAGGAGATTGAATCCAGGGTGACCAAAGTACTCGAAGGAACCTTTTCGGGCATTTCAGGCCTGAAGAAGGTGTATTCTGATTCTTCTGCCGGTACTTCAATGATTATGCTGGAATTTACACAGTCCACGGACCTTGACCAAGCGACGAACATGGTTCGGGACAGACTTGATCTGGTTCGGAATTACCTGCCGGATGAGGCGAGTTCCCCGATGATCATCCAGATGGATCCGTCATTGATGCCGATCATGGGTATTACCCTTGTCGGTGAACGGTCACAGGATGAACTGTTGGATATTGCGCAGAACATCGTCCAACCTGGTCTGGAACAGCTGGATGGCGTGGCTCAGGCAAACATCAGTGGGGGTAGGGAAAAAGCCATTCTTATTGATGTACCTTTGTCGGTACTTGAGCAGTATAACCTTTCCTTGACCCAGATCTCACAGGCTTTGGCGGCACAGAACCTCAAGTCCGATGCCGGTCAGGTTACTGACCATGGACTTGAGTATACACTTTCATCCTTGGGTAGCTTCACTGACTTGCAGCAGCTTCGTGATACCGTCGTAACAGCAAAGACCAACAGCAATGGGGAGTCGGTACAGGTCAAGCTCGGAGATATTGCAGACATAAAGGAAGGTTACAAGGATGCTACTTCCTATTCATATATCAACGGACAAAGTGGCATCTTGTTTACGCTGCAGAAACAGAGCGGTACCAATTCCCTTAATATTGCAAAGGCCGTAAGGAACCAGCTCAAGACACTGGACAAGGCAATCCCGTCTGACTGTTCGCTTGAAGTTGCCTATGATACGACGGATATGGTCAGCACTTCGATCAACAATGTTGCACAGTCTGCCCTGACAGGTGCCCTATTGGCTGTCCTTGTCATATTCATCTTCCTCCGGAGTCTTTCGTCAACATTGACGATTTCCCTGACGATACCTATCTCATTGCTGATAACGCTTGGCATCATGTCGTTTACCGGGCATACGGTCAACATGCTTTCGTTGGCTGGACTTGCCTTGGGCGTCGGTATGTTGGTGGATAACTCGATAGTCATATTGGAAAATATCTTTTCATACAGGGAGCGTGGGGCGAAGCCTCACATAGCTGCAAAGCTGGGTGCAAATGAAATGAGCAGGGCAATAACCAGCTCGACATTGACGTCAATCTGTGTATTCCTGCCGTTGCTCCTTTTCCGAAACAGCATGAACGGCTTGATTACTATTTTTGAAGACTTGGCTTTTACTGTCATTGTCTCACTTACAGCTTCTCTGTTGGTTGCCTTGATTCTTGTTCCTACACTTTCAGCGTCATTCTTTAAAGGGCATAAGAAAATGCATGCTCAGAAGAAGGGTGTTGACCGTTTGCTTGAGAAAATGTTCAACGGCATAGAACGGGGGTATGGAAATTTTGTACGTTGGGCACTCCATCATAAGTTCCTGCTGATTGCGGTGATAGTCGCATTGTTTGTATTGTCTGTCATGCATATTCCTCAGATGGGATTTGAACTGTTCTCCGACAGCGAACAGGACCAGACGACATTTACGTTGGATTTTCCCCATGGGACTGATTTGGAGAGTTCAAATGCAATCACCAAGCAGTTTGAGAAAGAACTGATGGATCAGATACAAGGATACAAGACCATATCGACATCAGTGGGAAGCGGGGAGAACAGTTATTTCTCAGGTACTTCTGCTTCGACTGCAAAGATTGAGGTGACCATACGGGACAGCTCAGAAAGAAAACAGGGCGATATGACCTTGGATGAAGTAATTGCAAAGGCAAGAAAGATTGCTGCAGAGTATCCGCAGTTTACTTTGTCTGTTTCGACCCAGTCAGCGATGAGCATGTCCGGTTCTTCAAGCAGTGATATTGACATTACGGTCAAGTGCAATGACTTTGACCGGTTACGGAAGGTATCGGATCAGATTGCATTGTTGCTGAAGGAACAAGGAAGCAGTCTCGTCAGTGACGTTTCCAATTCCATTGTCAGCGGTAATCCTCAGCTTGATCTGGTGTTTGACCGTAGTAAACTGGCTTTGTTCAACTTGACTGCTGCAGGAGTTGCTACGGAACTGAAGGCTGATCTGTCAGGGACAGTCGTCGGTTCGTACAGTGACAAGGGTGATGATATAGATATGGTGCTCCGGCTCAAAGGAGCCAGGGACTATCATAGCATTAACCTGGATACACTGACGGTTACCAATAACTTGAATCAGAAGGTTCCATTGTCAGCATTTGCAAGTTTCAAGAAATCCCAGTCTCCGCTGACTATAGAAAGGGAGGACCAGTCCCGTGTTGCCCATGTTACTGCAACCCGGGTTTCCGGCCAGTCCATCAATACGGTAACGGAAAAGATTTCAGATTTGCTCAAAGCCAATGTCGTGACAGATGAAAATCTGACGTACAGTATCGGCGGTGAATGGGAAACGATGCAGGAAGGTATCCAGGTGTTCCTGCAGATTATCCTTATGGCAGCCATATTGGTCTTTGCAGTCATGGCGAGCCAGTTTGAATCGTTCAAGGATCCGTTTATCATTCTGTTTACACTTCCCTTGGCCCTCATAGGTGTTGTCGGCATAGAAACGCTGATGCATATGCCTATTTCGCTGATGACGCTTGTCGGTGCACTGGTACTTGTAGGAATTATCGTAAACAACGGCATTGTGCTCGTTGACTATACCAATTTGCTCCGTAAGCGGGGAGAGCCGTTGGAAGAGGCGTGCATCAATGCGGCACGGTCAAGGCTGAGACCTGTCAGCATGACCACACTGACCACCGTACTGGCCTTGGTTCCTATGGCTTTCTTCCCCCAGACAGGGGCAGAGCTTGTACAGCCGATCGGGCAAACGGTATTCGGAGGCTTGACGTTCGGAACACTCATGACACTGACGCTGATGCCTGTTGTCTATTATCTTTTCAATGTCCATGGCGAAAAGAAAAGATTGCAGAAGGAAAGGGAACGGAAAGAGAATGCCATTCAGGGAGGAACAGCTGAATGA
- the typA gene encoding translational GTPase TypA produces MKRKNESIRNIAIIAHVDHGKTTLVDAMFRQSGLAGAEGKDRIMDSGAIERERGITINAKNCAIHWKGVKINIIDTPGHADFGGEVERGLSMVDGVVLLCDAAEGPLPQTRFVLEKALALHLPPIIVINKIDRADARPAEVLDEVYDLLFELSDNEQLLEAPVFYAVGRDGTCGTDPDHLEPNLYKLLDAIVDSIPAPVYDDEEPFQMLVSDLSYSEFLGRLAIGKIINGNATVNEQLVCMEADGSVSNLRVTKLYAYDGPTYHDVTEVDSGDIVVLAGIDNVTIGDTICTKDYPKALPRITIDEPTVSMLFSKNISPLSGKEGKILTSAKIGERLRLEALRNVSIKVEKNEDDSYTVKGRGEFQMAIIIEEMRREGFELCVGRPRIIFHKDENGKRTEPVEELFIDCPEEYSGTVMEKLATRKAQMSDITYKGDRVKIKFSIPSRGLIGYRDEFLTDTHGFGIMNSYLKGYEPYKGDFPDRLSGSLISDRAGVAVAYALWQLEDRGKLFVVPGDPVYEGEIVGERNRDLDLMLNPTRTKKLTNLRASGKDEAVTLTPITKMSLEQAIQFIKEDELVEVTPLSVRMCKKVLNTQQRKILESRGEIPHYLH; encoded by the coding sequence ATGAAAAGAAAGAATGAATCGATAAGAAATATTGCAATCATTGCACATGTTGACCATGGCAAGACCACGTTGGTCGATGCTATGTTCCGTCAATCAGGACTTGCCGGAGCCGAAGGCAAGGACCGGATCATGGACAGTGGAGCAATAGAGAGAGAAAGGGGCATTACGATCAATGCCAAGAACTGTGCCATCCATTGGAAAGGTGTCAAGATCAACATTATTGATACCCCTGGACACGCGGACTTCGGTGGAGAAGTCGAGCGTGGCCTTTCTATGGTAGATGGAGTCGTGCTTCTCTGTGATGCAGCCGAGGGACCGTTGCCCCAGACACGGTTCGTACTTGAGAAAGCATTGGCTCTCCACCTGCCACCCATCATTGTCATCAACAAGATAGACAGGGCAGATGCCCGGCCTGCAGAAGTACTTGATGAGGTCTACGACTTGCTTTTTGAGCTTAGTGACAATGAGCAGTTGCTGGAGGCTCCTGTTTTCTATGCAGTCGGCAGAGACGGGACTTGCGGGACTGATCCCGATCATCTTGAGCCGAATCTTTACAAGTTGCTTGACGCAATCGTTGATTCAATTCCTGCCCCTGTATATGATGATGAAGAGCCTTTCCAGATGCTGGTCAGTGATCTCAGCTACAGCGAATTCCTTGGCCGGCTTGCCATAGGAAAAATCATCAATGGGAATGCTACGGTCAATGAGCAGCTTGTCTGCATGGAAGCTGATGGAAGTGTCTCAAACCTGCGGGTTACGAAACTCTATGCCTATGATGGGCCTACGTACCATGATGTCACTGAAGTTGACAGCGGTGATATCGTTGTTTTGGCGGGCATTGACAATGTTACGATCGGAGATACTATCTGTACCAAGGATTATCCCAAGGCACTTCCTAGGATAACCATAGATGAGCCGACGGTTTCAATGCTGTTCAGCAAGAATATTTCTCCGCTTTCAGGAAAAGAGGGAAAGATACTTACCAGTGCCAAGATCGGTGAAAGACTCCGATTGGAAGCCTTGCGCAATGTCTCGATCAAAGTAGAGAAGAACGAGGATGACTCCTATACCGTAAAGGGACGTGGGGAATTCCAGATGGCCATCATCATTGAAGAAATGCGGCGTGAGGGGTTTGAACTTTGCGTCGGCCGTCCGCGGATTATCTTTCACAAGGATGAAAACGGCAAACGTACTGAGCCTGTTGAAGAACTGTTTATTGACTGCCCTGAGGAGTATTCAGGGACTGTAATGGAAAAACTTGCCACGAGAAAAGCCCAGATGAGTGATATCACTTACAAAGGTGACCGGGTGAAGATCAAATTCTCCATTCCCTCGCGTGGTTTGATAGGCTATAGGGATGAATTTCTTACTGATACCCATGGGTTCGGTATCATGAATTCTTATCTGAAGGGGTATGAACCATACAAAGGTGATTTCCCTGACAGACTTTCAGGTTCTCTTATCAGTGACAGGGCAGGTGTAGCTGTTGCTTACGCTCTGTGGCAGCTGGAAGACCGTGGAAAGTTATTCGTTGTTCCTGGTGATCCTGTGTATGAAGGAGAGATCGTCGGAGAAAGGAACCGTGATCTTGACCTTATGCTGAATCCTACAAGGACCAAGAAACTGACAAACCTGAGAGCTTCCGGAAAGGATGAAGCCGTTACGCTGACACCCATTACCAAGATGAGCCTTGAACAGGCCATCCAGTTCATCAAGGAAGATGAATTGGTCGAAGTTACTCCATTGTCGGTCAGGATGTGCAAGAAGGTATTGAATACCCAGCAGCGAAAGATCCTGGAATCAAGAGGTGAGATTCCACATTATCTGCATTGA
- a CDS encoding efflux RND transporter periplasmic adaptor subunit encodes MKKIKFIMMLMLFLVLAVACSKTTTSGTTDDKTAEETATATTTEKTSADENPIVSVYQTTVTKDTIESAITVDGVVDAQTLTGINSEASGKLKDFNLKVGDIVKKDQIVAEVDPSKPGMNYMPSPVKSPITGTVIQVMMEEGVQVSPAVTLAYIRDLSDIEIKAKVMEKYISRLSVGEKVDLDFEAYPGKTFKGVVSRLDPVVDSQTRSLGVTVKLTSPSDGILAGMYTKLRIITEERKDVLVIPTTALFSEDGTDFVYRIGADDIISKVPVTVGLSTYEKVQVSGDIKIGDELVNSNSSLLGDGIKVLVVENGGAE; translated from the coding sequence ATGAAGAAAATTAAATTTATAATGATGCTTATGCTGTTCCTTGTATTGGCGGTTGCTTGCAGCAAGACGACAACCAGTGGAACAACTGACGATAAGACTGCCGAAGAAACAGCAACGGCGACAACAACGGAGAAAACATCTGCTGATGAGAATCCGATTGTATCTGTATATCAGACGACGGTTACAAAAGATACCATCGAGTCTGCGATTACGGTTGATGGCGTGGTCGATGCCCAGACGCTTACCGGTATCAACAGTGAAGCTTCAGGCAAACTGAAGGACTTCAACCTGAAAGTGGGGGATATCGTCAAAAAAGACCAGATTGTTGCCGAAGTCGATCCTTCAAAACCTGGCATGAACTACATGCCTAGCCCGGTAAAATCACCTATTACAGGAACTGTAATCCAAGTAATGATGGAAGAAGGCGTACAGGTATCACCTGCGGTGACGCTTGCGTATATCAGGGACCTTTCAGATATCGAGATCAAGGCAAAGGTCATGGAAAAGTATATTTCCCGTCTTTCTGTCGGCGAAAAAGTCGACTTGGACTTCGAGGCTTATCCTGGCAAGACTTTCAAAGGTGTAGTTTCCAGACTGGACCCTGTAGTGGATTCCCAGACGAGAAGTCTTGGTGTTACCGTCAAGCTGACATCTCCATCGGACGGTATCCTTGCAGGAATGTATACCAAACTTCGAATAATTACTGAGGAGCGAAAAGACGTCCTTGTCATACCTACTACAGCTTTATTTTCCGAGGATGGCACAGATTTCGTCTATCGCATAGGAGCTGATGACATCATTTCCAAGGTACCGGTTACCGTCGGCCTTTCGACATATGAAAAGGTACAGGTGTCTGGTGACATAAAGATTGGTGACGAACTAGTTAATTCCAATTCCTCATTGTTGGGAGACGGAATCAAAGTCCTGGTCGTGGAGAACGGAGGAGCTGAATAA
- a CDS encoding exodeoxyribonuclease III, producing MSELTLVSWNVNGLRAADKKGFRTYFEQKNADIFCLQETKLSEGQFDFNPEGYHSYYSYSTARKGYSGTALFSKEAPLSVTYGIGSPLDDEGRTILAEYDHFFVICVYTPNSQDELKRLDQRLMWDAAFRNRLKELDDSKPILACGDFNVAHTSIDLKNPKPNEGHAGYSKEERDSFTTLLEEGFCDSFRYLYPTVEHRYSWWSYRFKAREKNAGWRIDYWLTSDRIKDKIKESEIDDTVMGSDHAPIYLKIDM from the coding sequence ATGTCGGAATTGACTTTGGTATCATGGAATGTCAACGGGCTGAGAGCAGCAGACAAGAAAGGGTTCAGGACATATTTTGAGCAAAAAAATGCTGATATATTCTGTCTGCAGGAGACAAAGCTTTCAGAAGGTCAGTTTGATTTCAATCCTGAAGGCTACCATAGCTACTACAGCTATTCAACAGCAAGGAAAGGTTACAGCGGTACTGCTCTCTTTTCAAAGGAAGCTCCCCTTTCAGTGACATACGGCATAGGCAGTCCCCTTGACGATGAAGGCCGTACCATTCTTGCAGAATATGATCATTTCTTTGTCATCTGCGTCTATACCCCAAACAGCCAGGATGAGCTCAAACGACTTGACCAACGGCTTATGTGGGATGCTGCCTTCAGGAACAGACTAAAGGAACTTGATGATTCAAAGCCAATCCTTGCCTGCGGAGACTTCAATGTTGCCCATACATCCATCGACTTGAAGAATCCGAAACCAAATGAAGGTCATGCAGGTTACTCAAAGGAAGAAAGAGACAGCTTCACGACTTTGCTAGAAGAAGGCTTCTGTGATTCATTCAGGTATCTGTACCCTACAGTCGAGCACAGATATAGCTGGTGGAGCTATCGGTTCAAAGCAAGAGAAAAGAATGCAGGATGGAGAATCGACTATTGGCTGACGTCTGACAGGATCAAAGACAAAATCAAGGAAAGTGAAATCGATGACACCGTAATGGGAAGTGACCATGCACCTATTTATCTGAAGATTGATATGTGA
- a CDS encoding (deoxy)nucleoside triphosphate pyrophosphohydrolase, translated as MLQRKKNTLEVACALLVHDGKVLLAQRDSGRYNAGLWEFPGGKLESGENAVDALKRELEEELALSAVVPDYFCRIFHEYPTFFLNMDAFVVKVHPEQIILKEHVASRWVRFADVWKVPLAPADVTVAQALLESILPD; from the coding sequence ATGCTTCAGAGAAAAAAGAATACTTTGGAGGTTGCCTGTGCCCTTCTGGTCCATGATGGCAAGGTGCTGTTGGCCCAGAGAGATTCAGGACGATATAATGCGGGACTTTGGGAATTCCCAGGTGGCAAGCTTGAGAGCGGTGAGAATGCCGTCGACGCTCTCAAAAGGGAACTTGAAGAGGAACTTGCCCTTTCTGCTGTCGTACCGGATTATTTCTGCAGGATATTCCATGAGTATCCGACCTTCTTCCTCAATATGGATGCGTTTGTCGTCAAGGTACACCCTGAACAGATTATCCTGAAGGAACATGTAGCTTCACGTTGGGTGAGATTTGCTGATGTCTGGAAAGTCCCGCTCGCTCCTGCAGATGTCACGGTTGCGCAGGCCTTGCTGGAAAGTATTTTGCCAGACTGA